A part of Desulfobacter sp. genomic DNA contains:
- a CDS encoding divergent polysaccharide deacetylase family protein, with translation MAVKKKTGGRTKPAASKAPAKKRRPAVKKASPPRKTRKKTAKPAARSGLIHELKKIGLGIAILLAICMTTAMIADILLKSGSPVDPGPGAVKVSSSPGHRETVVPPEVKKRAVTVTKPVHDSPKLITKTPGLMKKTDQSSIVYEVFEGVAPEHTRKRPVGPAAGDKTPKIAIIIDDIGYDKQLAMALFEVDPDITFSVLPFSPFGKTIAGRLAARGAEIMLHLPMEPTQYPRVNPGPGALLASMSPDALLAQLRKDLDAVPGVKGVNNHMGSRLTALSDKMNQVFTVLKKEDLFFIDSKTAPDSKGEASARLFRLKFSHRDIFLDNYQKIDYISGQFRKLLRRAEKSGHAIGIGHPYQATLDTLRIELPKLKGRIQVVPASRLVAIPG, from the coding sequence ATGGCAGTTAAAAAGAAGACCGGGGGGCGGACCAAACCGGCCGCCTCCAAGGCCCCGGCCAAAAAACGGCGGCCGGCAGTAAAAAAAGCGTCACCCCCAAGGAAAACCAGGAAAAAAACCGCCAAACCAGCGGCCCGGTCCGGCCTGATCCATGAGCTGAAAAAGATCGGGCTGGGCATTGCCATCCTGCTGGCCATCTGCATGACCACGGCCATGATTGCGGATATCCTTCTTAAATCCGGCAGTCCCGTCGATCCCGGACCTGGGGCGGTGAAGGTGTCCTCCTCCCCTGGCCACCGGGAGACTGTCGTGCCGCCGGAGGTGAAGAAAAGGGCGGTGACCGTCACCAAGCCTGTCCACGACTCCCCAAAGCTCATCACAAAGACCCCGGGGCTCATGAAGAAAACCGACCAGTCCAGCATCGTTTATGAGGTCTTTGAAGGTGTCGCGCCGGAACATACGCGGAAAAGGCCGGTGGGGCCGGCCGCCGGGGACAAAACTCCGAAAATTGCCATCATCATTGACGATATCGGTTATGACAAGCAACTGGCCATGGCGCTGTTCGAAGTGGATCCGGATATCACCTTTTCCGTGCTTCCCTTTTCTCCCTTCGGCAAGACCATTGCCGGCAGGCTTGCTGCCAGAGGGGCGGAGATCATGCTTCACCTGCCCATGGAACCCACCCAGTACCCCAGGGTGAATCCCGGCCCCGGTGCGCTTCTGGCCTCCATGTCGCCGGATGCTCTTCTGGCGCAGCTTCGCAAGGACCTGGATGCGGTTCCCGGTGTCAAGGGGGTAAACAATCACATGGGCTCCAGGCTCACCGCCCTTTCCGACAAAATGAACCAGGTGTTCACGGTGCTTAAAAAAGAGGATTTGTTTTTTATTGACTCCAAAACCGCCCCTGATTCAAAGGGAGAGGCTTCGGCCCGATTGTTTCGGCTGAAATTTTCCCACAGGGACATCTTTCTGGATAATTACCAGAAGATCGATTACATCTCCGGCCAGTTCCGCAAATTGCTCCGCCGGGCTGAAAAAAGCGGCCATGCCATCGGCATCGGCCACCCCTACCAGGCCACCCTGGATACCCTCAGAATCGAGCTACCCAAACTCAAGGGCCGCATCCAAGTGGTTCCGGCAAGCCGGCTTGTTGCAATTCCCGGTTGA
- a CDS encoding S41 family peptidase, producing MKDDYFPMMGRCALALLVTVLLWAGQVSPVRAAGDTTYKSLKLFADVLEEIEKNYVDEVDAEELIHNAIRGMVGNLDPHSSFMPPEAFGDLQDDTKGKFSGIGIVITMKDGILTVVSPIEGTPAYKAGIVAGDIIIKIDEESTKDMALWEAVSKMRGPRHKEVLITVIRDGEAAPLEFKLKRDLIPMTSVRSAMLAPGYGYLRITNFRMNTLEDVEKHLGTLEKEAPGLKGLIIDLRDNPGGLLDQAIKISDLFLEKGLIVSIKGRLKKNTQEFKAYPNETERNYPIVILINGGSASASEIVAGALQDHSRALILGTPSFGKGSVQTVRPLKDGFGIKYTIARYYTPSGRSIQAKGILPDIEAASGTVIKKDPKRSAFERMMKEKNLKNSLKPEGPADKEEKKQTKTPKDLEVDKLNKDAQVKRALDILISYGIFSKVNGS from the coding sequence ATACGACCTATAAATCCCTGAAACTCTTTGCCGATGTCCTGGAAGAGATTGAGAAAAATTATGTGGATGAAGTGGATGCCGAAGAGTTGATCCACAATGCCATCCGGGGGATGGTGGGGAATCTGGATCCCCATTCCTCCTTTATGCCCCCCGAGGCTTTCGGGGATCTCCAGGACGATACCAAGGGAAAGTTTTCCGGCATCGGCATCGTCATCACCATGAAGGACGGCATTCTCACCGTGGTTTCCCCCATTGAGGGGACGCCGGCCTACAAGGCCGGCATCGTCGCCGGTGATATCATTATAAAAATCGACGAAGAATCCACCAAGGACATGGCCCTGTGGGAAGCGGTGAGCAAGATGAGGGGGCCCAGGCACAAAGAGGTGTTAATCACGGTAATCCGGGACGGAGAGGCCGCTCCCCTGGAATTCAAGCTGAAACGGGATCTCATCCCCATGACCAGCGTCAGATCTGCCATGCTTGCCCCTGGATACGGCTACCTGAGAATTACCAATTTCAGAATGAATACCCTTGAGGATGTTGAAAAGCATCTTGGAACCCTTGAAAAAGAGGCGCCCGGTCTCAAGGGACTGATCATTGACCTCAGGGACAATCCCGGAGGCCTGCTTGACCAGGCCATCAAGATTTCCGATCTTTTCCTGGAAAAGGGACTCATCGTCTCCATCAAGGGGCGGCTTAAGAAAAACACCCAGGAATTCAAGGCCTACCCCAATGAAACCGAGCGAAATTACCCGATAGTAATACTCATCAACGGCGGTTCCGCCTCGGCTTCTGAAATCGTGGCCGGCGCCCTGCAGGACCATTCCCGGGCCCTGATTCTGGGGACGCCGTCATTCGGCAAGGGCTCGGTGCAGACCGTTCGCCCCCTGAAAGACGGCTTCGGGATCAAGTATACCATTGCCAGGTATTACACCCCCTCGGGCCGGTCCATTCAGGCCAAGGGAATTCTGCCGGATATTGAGGCGGCCTCGGGTACCGTGATAAAAAAAGATCCAAAAAGGTCTGCTTTTGAACGGATGATGAAGGAAAAAAATCTGAAAAACAGCCTGAAACCCGAAGGCCCTGCAGATAAAGAAGAGAAAAAACAGACCAAAACTCCCAAAGACCTTGAGGTGGATAAGCTGAATAAAGACGCCCAGGTGAAACGGGCCCTTGATATTCTCATCAGCTACGGAATCTTCAGTAAAGTAAATGGCAGTTAA